The Halomicrobium salinisoli genome contains a region encoding:
- a CDS encoding mannonate dehydratase, with product MVRPALVLPPEPDERWQLAKQMGVTDAVIHPLEIGDDRTTWTYDELRGLRNWLEDAGLDFTVLEGSVPLTDRVRLGLDGRDEDIAEFKQFLRDCGDLGIPVVCYDWMAGVRWARTEAHVESRGGSYVTGYDNAKMQGGPDVPAAERTHEEIFEALAYFLEEVVPVAEEAGVKLGLHPDDPPRESVRDVPRVANSVENYERILDVVDSEHNGVTFCQGNFAAMGADVPAAIRRFGDRINFVHFRDVEGDADQFVETWHDDGPTDMHAAMAAFEEAVDDDVPMRPDHVPTMAGEDNSNPGYHTNGRLFAIGYMRGLLDSLE from the coding sequence ATGGTTCGACCAGCCCTCGTGCTCCCCCCGGAGCCCGACGAGCGGTGGCAACTGGCCAAGCAGATGGGCGTGACCGACGCCGTGATCCACCCGCTGGAGATCGGCGACGACAGGACGACGTGGACCTACGACGAGCTCCGCGGCCTCCGCAACTGGCTCGAGGACGCCGGCCTGGACTTCACCGTCCTCGAGGGCAGCGTCCCGCTGACCGACCGCGTCCGCCTCGGCCTGGACGGACGCGACGAGGACATCGCCGAGTTCAAACAGTTCCTCCGGGACTGCGGCGACCTCGGCATCCCCGTGGTCTGCTACGACTGGATGGCCGGCGTGCGGTGGGCCCGGACCGAAGCGCACGTCGAGTCCCGCGGCGGCTCGTACGTGACCGGCTACGACAACGCGAAGATGCAGGGCGGGCCGGACGTGCCCGCCGCCGAGCGCACCCACGAGGAGATCTTCGAGGCGCTGGCGTACTTCCTCGAGGAGGTCGTCCCCGTCGCCGAGGAGGCCGGCGTGAAACTCGGCCTCCATCCCGACGACCCGCCCCGCGAGTCCGTCCGCGACGTCCCCCGCGTCGCCAACAGCGTCGAGAACTACGAGCGGATCCTGGACGTCGTCGACAGCGAGCACAACGGCGTCACGTTCTGCCAGGGCAACTTCGCCGCGATGGGCGCCGACGTCCCCGCAGCGATCCGCCGGTTCGGCGACCGGATCAACTTCGTCCACTTCCGCGACGTCGAGGGCGACGCCGACCAGTTCGTCGAGACCTGGCACGACGACGGCCCCACGGACATGCACGCCGCGATGGCCGCCTTCGAGGAGGCCGTCGACGACGACGTCCCCATGCGCCCCGACCACGTCCCCACGATGGCCGGCGAGGACAACTCCAACCCCGGCTACCACACGAACGGCCGCCTGTTCGCCATCGGCTACATGCGCGGTCTGCTGGACTCCCTCGAGTAG
- a CDS encoding bile acid:sodium symporter family protein → MVAVSPAALVDPLVTAFVLATMLSVGLDLRPTDVLASVGQWQLLARSVLVNLVGVPALTLVALLVAPVETEYAVGLLVIAVSPGAPFGPKLAEISDSDVAFASGLMVVLATASVLTVPASLAALVPGDVTVDLLGIARAVVVVQLGPLLAGFALRIHDRALASKLHAPTRRLSTGLLLVLIALLVVVNADAIGRLAGTGVLGISAAVVAGSMVAGYASGGPDRSTREALATSTTARNAAIALLVATASFPSPDVFATIVAFSLVSVAVPGIAAGAWRLQSASLDAV, encoded by the coding sequence ATGGTGGCCGTCAGCCCCGCTGCACTCGTGGATCCGCTGGTCACGGCGTTCGTCCTCGCGACCATGCTCTCGGTCGGGCTCGACTTGCGACCGACCGACGTCCTGGCGTCCGTCGGTCAGTGGCAGTTGCTCGCGCGGTCCGTTCTGGTGAACCTCGTCGGCGTGCCGGCGCTGACGCTGGTCGCGCTCCTCGTCGCGCCGGTCGAGACGGAGTACGCGGTCGGGTTGCTCGTGATCGCCGTCTCGCCGGGCGCGCCCTTCGGACCGAAACTCGCCGAGATATCGGACAGCGACGTCGCCTTCGCGAGCGGGCTCATGGTCGTGCTGGCGACGGCCTCCGTCCTCACCGTCCCGGCCTCGCTGGCGGCCCTCGTGCCGGGGGACGTGACCGTCGATCTGCTCGGCATCGCACGGGCGGTCGTCGTCGTCCAGCTCGGACCGCTGCTCGCCGGCTTCGCCCTGCGAATCCACGACCGCGCGCTCGCCTCGAAGCTACACGCACCGACGCGTCGGCTCTCGACCGGGCTGTTGCTCGTCCTGATCGCGCTCCTGGTGGTGGTCAACGCCGACGCGATCGGCCGGCTCGCCGGGACCGGCGTGCTGGGCATCTCGGCCGCCGTCGTGGCCGGTTCGATGGTGGCGGGGTACGCTTCCGGCGGCCCGGACCGGTCCACGCGAGAGGCGCTCGCGACGTCGACGACGGCTCGAAACGCGGCGATCGCGTTGCTCGTCGCGACCGCGAGCTTCCCCTCGCCGGACGTCTTCGCGACGATCGTCGCGTTCAGCCTCGTGAGCGTCGCCGTTCCGGGAATCGCCGCCGGTGCGTGGCGGCTCCAGTCAGCGTCGCTCGACGCCGTCTGA